In the Lepus europaeus isolate LE1 chromosome 18, mLepTim1.pri, whole genome shotgun sequence genome, one interval contains:
- the MAP3K14 gene encoding mitogen-activated protein kinase kinase kinase 14 isoform X2: MAVMETACPGTPGSAVGQQKELAQAKEKTQSLGKKQSSLLHLEAVEKSPVFCGKWEVLNDVITKGTAKEGSGGGPAAISIIAQAECENSQEFSPTFSERIFIAGSKQYSQSEGLDQIPNNVAHATEGRTARVCWKGKRRSKARKKRKKKKSSKSPAQAGVASAKPCPRTPEQESCTVPVQEDESPLGTPYIRSSPQFTKPLREPGLGQLCFKKLGEDLRPALPRSELHKLISPLQCLNHVWKLHHPQDVGPLPQLAHPFPYSRLPHPFPFCPLQPRKVQPLESFVLSKLACADSQQPLPGPPLEPSCTAHSAQEKFSVEEYLVHALQGSVSSGQAHSLTSLAKTWSAAGSQPRKPSPETEDCEGVLLTEKLKPLDYEYREEVHWATHQPRLGRGSFGEVHRMEDKQTGFQCAVKKVRVEVFRAEELMACAGLTSPRIVPLYGAVREGPWVNIFMELLEGGSLGQLIKQKGCLPEDRALYYLGQALEGLEYLHSRRILHGDVKADNVLLSSDGSRAALCDFGHAVCLQPDGLGKSLLTGDYIPGTETHMAPEVVTGRPCDAKVDVWSSCCMMLHMLNGCHPWTQYFRGPLCLKIASEPPPVREIPPSCAPLTVQAIQEGLRKEPTRRASATELGGQVSRALQQVGGLQSPWRGDYREPRPPPPNQASYQEALHAQPRELSSGDTTGGAPELQPPLPPEPPEPNKSPTLNLSEEESGTWEPLPLSSLDPSPGRNPSSPERKTTFPEQELQQLEIELFLNSLSQPFSLEEQEQILSCLSVDSLSLSDDSEKNPSKASQSSRDTLSSGVHSWGSQAEARSSSWNMVLARGRPTDTPSYFNGVKVQIQSLNGEHLHIREFHRVKVGDIATGISSQIPAAAFSLVTKDGQPVRYDMEVPDSGIDLQCTLAPDGSFAWSWRVKHGQLENRP, encoded by the exons ATGGCAGTGATGGAAACAGCCTGCCCGGGCACCCCTGGCTCTGCAGTTGGGCAGCAGAAGGAGCTCGCCCAAGCCAAGGAGAAGACACAGTCTCTGGGGAAGAAGCAGAGCTCCCTCCTCCATCTTGAGGCCGTGGAGAAGAGCCCCGTGTTCTGTGGGAAGTGGGAAGTCCTAAATGACGTGATTACCAAGGGCACAGCCAAGGAAGGCTCCGGGGGCGGGCCAGCCGCCATCTCCATCATCGCCCAGGCTGAAT GTGAGAACAGCCAGGAATTCAGCCCCACCTTTTCAGAACGCATTTTCATCGCAGGGTCAAAACAGTACAG CCAGTCTGAGGGCCTTGATCAGATCCCCAACAATGTGGCCCATGCAACCGAGGGCAGAACAGCGCGTGTGTGCTGGAAGGGAAAGCGTCGCAGCAAAGCccggaagaaaagaaagaagaagaagagctcaAAGTCCCCGGCACAGGCAGGAGTGGCCTCAGCCAAACCCTGCCCCCGAACCCCTGAGCAGGAGAGCTGCACAGTCCCCGTGCAG GAGGATGAGTCTCCGTTGGGCACCCCGTATATTAGAAGCAGCCCCCAGTTCACCAAGCCTCTGAGGGAACCAGGCCTTGGCCAACTCTGTTTTAAGAAACTTGGTGAGGACCTACGGCCGGCACTGCCTCGATCGGAACTTCACAAACTGATCAGCCCCTTGCAATGTCTGAACCACGTGTGGAAGCTCCACCACCCCCAGGACgtggggcccctgccccagctggcTCACCCTTTCCCCTACAGCAGactgccccaccccttccctttcTGCCCTCTCCAGCCACGGAAAGTTCAACCCCTGGAGTCCTTTGTCCTGAGCAAACTAGCCTGTGCAGACAGccagcagcccctgcctggcccacccctggagcCCAGCTGCACGGCTCATAGCGCCCAGGAGAAGTTCTCGGTGGAGGAATACCTGGTCCACGCTCTGCAAGGCAGCGTGAGCTCGGGCCAGGCCCACAGCCTGACCAGCCTGGCTAAGACCTGGTCAGCAGCAGGATCCCAGCCCCGGAAGCCCAGCCCCGAAACTGAGGACTGCGAGGGAGTCCTGCTTACAGAG aaACTCAAGCCACTGGACTACGAGTACCGGGAAGAAGTACACTGGGCCACACACCAGCCCCGCCTGGGCAGGGGCTCCTTTGGAGAGGTCCATAGGATGGAGGACAAGCAGACCGGCTTCCAGTGCGCTGTCAAAAAG GTGCGAGTCGAGGTGTTCCGGGCAGAGGAATTGATGGCTTGTGCAGGACTGACCTCACCCAGAATCGTCCCCCTGTATGGAGCCGTGAGAGAAGGCCCATGGGTCAATATCTTCATGGAGCTGCTAGAAG GTGGCTCGCTGGGCCAGCTCATCAAGCAGAAGGGCTGTCTGCCAGAGGACCGGGCCCTCTACTACCTGGGCCAGGCCTTGGAGGGGCTGGAATACCTGCATTCACGAAGGATTCTGCATGGAGATGTCAAAG CTGACAATGTGCTCCTGTCCAGTGATGGGAGCCGTGCGGCCCTCTGTGACTTTGGCCATGCCGTGTGCCTTCAGCCCGATGGCCTGGGGAAGTCCTTGCTCACAG GGGACTACATCCCTGGCACGGAGACCCACATGGCCCCAGAGGTGGTGACGGGTCGGCCCTGCGACGCCAAGGTGGACGTGTGGAGCAGCTGCTGCATGATGCTGCACATGCTCAACGGCTGCCACCCTTGGACCCAGTACTTCCGAGGGCCCCTCTGCCTCAAG ATTGCCAGTGAACCTCCACCCGTGAGGGAGATCCCACCCTCCTGTGCCCCCCTCACAGTCCAGGCCATCCAAGAGGGGCTGAGGAAAGAGCCCACCCGCCGAGCGTCCGCCACAGAGCTGGGGGGGCAGGTCAGCCGGGCGCTGCAGCAAG TGGGCGGTCTGCAGAGCCCCTGGAGGGGAGACTATAGAGAACCAAGGCCTCCCCCACCAAACCAAGCCAGCTATCAGGAGGCCCTGCATGCCCAGCCCAGGGAGCTCTCATCGGGGGACACCACAGGTGGGGCTCCTGAGCTCCAGCCTCCACTACCACCAGAGCCCCCAGAGCCGAACAAGTCTCCAACCCTGAACCTGAGCGAGGAGGAGTCTGGCACATGGGAACCCTTGCCTCTGTCCTCCCTGGACCCAAGCCCCGGCAGAAACCCCAGCTCACCAGAGCGGAAGACCACCTTCCCTgagcaggagctgcagcagctggaaatAG AACTGTTTCTGAACAGCCTGTCTCAGCCATTTTCCCTGGAGGAGCAGGAACAAATTCTCTCGTGCCTCAGCGTCGACAGCCTCTCCTTGTCAGATGACAGCGAGAAG AACCCATCGAAGGCCTCTCAGAGCTCACGAGACACCCTGAGTTCTGGTGTGCACTCGTGGGGCAGCCAGGCAGAGGCTCGGAGCTCCAGCTGGAACATGGTGCTGGCCCGGGGGCGGCCCACTGACACCCCGAGCTACTTTAACG GTGTGAAGGTCCAAATACAGTCTCTCAATGGCGAACACCTGCACATCCGAGAGTTTCACCGGGTCAAGGTGGGAGACATTGCAACTGGCATCAGCAGCCAG ATCCCAGCCGCAGCCTTCAGCTTGGTGACCAAAGACGGGCAGCCTGTTCGCTATGACATGGAGGTGCCAGACTCGGGCATCGACCTGCAGTGCACCCTGGCCCCCGATGGCAGCTTCGCCTGGAGCTGGAGGGTCAAGCACGGCCAGCTGGAGAACAGGCCCTAG
- the MAP3K14 gene encoding mitogen-activated protein kinase kinase kinase 14 isoform X1 produces MCTLGDNSVSTAWKMAVMETACPGTPGSAVGQQKELAQAKEKTQSLGKKQSSLLHLEAVEKSPVFCGKWEVLNDVITKGTAKEGSGGGPAAISIIAQAECENSQEFSPTFSERIFIAGSKQYSQSEGLDQIPNNVAHATEGRTARVCWKGKRRSKARKKRKKKKSSKSPAQAGVASAKPCPRTPEQESCTVPVQEDESPLGTPYIRSSPQFTKPLREPGLGQLCFKKLGEDLRPALPRSELHKLISPLQCLNHVWKLHHPQDVGPLPQLAHPFPYSRLPHPFPFCPLQPRKVQPLESFVLSKLACADSQQPLPGPPLEPSCTAHSAQEKFSVEEYLVHALQGSVSSGQAHSLTSLAKTWSAAGSQPRKPSPETEDCEGVLLTEKLKPLDYEYREEVHWATHQPRLGRGSFGEVHRMEDKQTGFQCAVKKVRVEVFRAEELMACAGLTSPRIVPLYGAVREGPWVNIFMELLEGGSLGQLIKQKGCLPEDRALYYLGQALEGLEYLHSRRILHGDVKADNVLLSSDGSRAALCDFGHAVCLQPDGLGKSLLTGDYIPGTETHMAPEVVTGRPCDAKVDVWSSCCMMLHMLNGCHPWTQYFRGPLCLKIASEPPPVREIPPSCAPLTVQAIQEGLRKEPTRRASATELGGQVSRALQQVGGLQSPWRGDYREPRPPPPNQASYQEALHAQPRELSSGDTTGGAPELQPPLPPEPPEPNKSPTLNLSEEESGTWEPLPLSSLDPSPGRNPSSPERKTTFPEQELQQLEIELFLNSLSQPFSLEEQEQILSCLSVDSLSLSDDSEKNPSKASQSSRDTLSSGVHSWGSQAEARSSSWNMVLARGRPTDTPSYFNGVKVQIQSLNGEHLHIREFHRVKVGDIATGISSQIPAAAFSLVTKDGQPVRYDMEVPDSGIDLQCTLAPDGSFAWSWRVKHGQLENRP; encoded by the exons atgtgcaccttgggagacaacag cgTGAGCACAGCGTGGAAGATGGCAGTGATGGAAACAGCCTGCCCGGGCACCCCTGGCTCTGCAGTTGGGCAGCAGAAGGAGCTCGCCCAAGCCAAGGAGAAGACACAGTCTCTGGGGAAGAAGCAGAGCTCCCTCCTCCATCTTGAGGCCGTGGAGAAGAGCCCCGTGTTCTGTGGGAAGTGGGAAGTCCTAAATGACGTGATTACCAAGGGCACAGCCAAGGAAGGCTCCGGGGGCGGGCCAGCCGCCATCTCCATCATCGCCCAGGCTGAAT GTGAGAACAGCCAGGAATTCAGCCCCACCTTTTCAGAACGCATTTTCATCGCAGGGTCAAAACAGTACAG CCAGTCTGAGGGCCTTGATCAGATCCCCAACAATGTGGCCCATGCAACCGAGGGCAGAACAGCGCGTGTGTGCTGGAAGGGAAAGCGTCGCAGCAAAGCccggaagaaaagaaagaagaagaagagctcaAAGTCCCCGGCACAGGCAGGAGTGGCCTCAGCCAAACCCTGCCCCCGAACCCCTGAGCAGGAGAGCTGCACAGTCCCCGTGCAG GAGGATGAGTCTCCGTTGGGCACCCCGTATATTAGAAGCAGCCCCCAGTTCACCAAGCCTCTGAGGGAACCAGGCCTTGGCCAACTCTGTTTTAAGAAACTTGGTGAGGACCTACGGCCGGCACTGCCTCGATCGGAACTTCACAAACTGATCAGCCCCTTGCAATGTCTGAACCACGTGTGGAAGCTCCACCACCCCCAGGACgtggggcccctgccccagctggcTCACCCTTTCCCCTACAGCAGactgccccaccccttccctttcTGCCCTCTCCAGCCACGGAAAGTTCAACCCCTGGAGTCCTTTGTCCTGAGCAAACTAGCCTGTGCAGACAGccagcagcccctgcctggcccacccctggagcCCAGCTGCACGGCTCATAGCGCCCAGGAGAAGTTCTCGGTGGAGGAATACCTGGTCCACGCTCTGCAAGGCAGCGTGAGCTCGGGCCAGGCCCACAGCCTGACCAGCCTGGCTAAGACCTGGTCAGCAGCAGGATCCCAGCCCCGGAAGCCCAGCCCCGAAACTGAGGACTGCGAGGGAGTCCTGCTTACAGAG aaACTCAAGCCACTGGACTACGAGTACCGGGAAGAAGTACACTGGGCCACACACCAGCCCCGCCTGGGCAGGGGCTCCTTTGGAGAGGTCCATAGGATGGAGGACAAGCAGACCGGCTTCCAGTGCGCTGTCAAAAAG GTGCGAGTCGAGGTGTTCCGGGCAGAGGAATTGATGGCTTGTGCAGGACTGACCTCACCCAGAATCGTCCCCCTGTATGGAGCCGTGAGAGAAGGCCCATGGGTCAATATCTTCATGGAGCTGCTAGAAG GTGGCTCGCTGGGCCAGCTCATCAAGCAGAAGGGCTGTCTGCCAGAGGACCGGGCCCTCTACTACCTGGGCCAGGCCTTGGAGGGGCTGGAATACCTGCATTCACGAAGGATTCTGCATGGAGATGTCAAAG CTGACAATGTGCTCCTGTCCAGTGATGGGAGCCGTGCGGCCCTCTGTGACTTTGGCCATGCCGTGTGCCTTCAGCCCGATGGCCTGGGGAAGTCCTTGCTCACAG GGGACTACATCCCTGGCACGGAGACCCACATGGCCCCAGAGGTGGTGACGGGTCGGCCCTGCGACGCCAAGGTGGACGTGTGGAGCAGCTGCTGCATGATGCTGCACATGCTCAACGGCTGCCACCCTTGGACCCAGTACTTCCGAGGGCCCCTCTGCCTCAAG ATTGCCAGTGAACCTCCACCCGTGAGGGAGATCCCACCCTCCTGTGCCCCCCTCACAGTCCAGGCCATCCAAGAGGGGCTGAGGAAAGAGCCCACCCGCCGAGCGTCCGCCACAGAGCTGGGGGGGCAGGTCAGCCGGGCGCTGCAGCAAG TGGGCGGTCTGCAGAGCCCCTGGAGGGGAGACTATAGAGAACCAAGGCCTCCCCCACCAAACCAAGCCAGCTATCAGGAGGCCCTGCATGCCCAGCCCAGGGAGCTCTCATCGGGGGACACCACAGGTGGGGCTCCTGAGCTCCAGCCTCCACTACCACCAGAGCCCCCAGAGCCGAACAAGTCTCCAACCCTGAACCTGAGCGAGGAGGAGTCTGGCACATGGGAACCCTTGCCTCTGTCCTCCCTGGACCCAAGCCCCGGCAGAAACCCCAGCTCACCAGAGCGGAAGACCACCTTCCCTgagcaggagctgcagcagctggaaatAG AACTGTTTCTGAACAGCCTGTCTCAGCCATTTTCCCTGGAGGAGCAGGAACAAATTCTCTCGTGCCTCAGCGTCGACAGCCTCTCCTTGTCAGATGACAGCGAGAAG AACCCATCGAAGGCCTCTCAGAGCTCACGAGACACCCTGAGTTCTGGTGTGCACTCGTGGGGCAGCCAGGCAGAGGCTCGGAGCTCCAGCTGGAACATGGTGCTGGCCCGGGGGCGGCCCACTGACACCCCGAGCTACTTTAACG GTGTGAAGGTCCAAATACAGTCTCTCAATGGCGAACACCTGCACATCCGAGAGTTTCACCGGGTCAAGGTGGGAGACATTGCAACTGGCATCAGCAGCCAG ATCCCAGCCGCAGCCTTCAGCTTGGTGACCAAAGACGGGCAGCCTGTTCGCTATGACATGGAGGTGCCAGACTCGGGCATCGACCTGCAGTGCACCCTGGCCCCCGATGGCAGCTTCGCCTGGAGCTGGAGGGTCAAGCACGGCCAGCTGGAGAACAGGCCCTAG